One region of Mycolicibacterium lutetiense genomic DNA includes:
- a CDS encoding acetyl-CoA carboxylase biotin carboxylase subunit, translating into MANHASSKISKVLVANRGEIAVRVIRAAKDAGLASVAVYAEPDADAPHVRLADEAFALGGQTSAESYLVFEKILDAAAKSGANAIHPGYGFLSENADFAQAVLDAGLIWIGPSPQSIRDLGDKVTARHIAAKAKAPLVPGTPDPVKDADEVVAFAKEYGVPVAIKAAFGGGGRGMKVARTLEEIPELFDSATREAVSAFGRGECFVERYLDKPRHVEAQVIADTHGNVVVAGTRDCSLQRRFQKLVEEAPAPFLTDAQRKEIHESAKRICKEAGYYGAGTVEYLVGQDGLISFLEVNTRLQVEHPVTEETSGIDLVLQQFKIANGEALDLTEDPTPRGHSFEFRINGEDAGRGFLPAPGPVTKFEAPTGPGVRMDSGVESGSVIGGQFDSMLAKLIVTGATRDEALARSRRALAEFNVEGLATVIPFHRAVVSDPAFIGDENGFTVHTRWIETEWDNTVEPFTGGDPIEEEDTVPRQTVVVEVGGRRLEVSLPGDLALGGGGGGAAAGALRKKPKARKRGAGGATAASGDSVTAPMQGTVVKVAVEEGQEVAAGDLVVVLEAMKMENPVTAHKDGVITGLAVEAGAAITQGTVIAEIK; encoded by the coding sequence GTGGCCAACCACGCCAGCTCAAAGATCTCCAAGGTGCTGGTCGCCAATCGCGGGGAGATCGCGGTCCGGGTGATCCGCGCCGCCAAAGACGCCGGACTGGCCAGCGTGGCCGTTTATGCCGAGCCTGACGCCGATGCACCGCACGTGCGGCTCGCCGATGAAGCTTTCGCCCTGGGCGGCCAGACCTCAGCCGAGTCCTACCTGGTCTTCGAGAAGATCCTGGACGCCGCCGCGAAGTCCGGCGCCAACGCCATCCACCCGGGTTACGGCTTCCTGTCGGAGAACGCCGACTTCGCCCAGGCCGTGCTGGATGCCGGGCTGATCTGGATCGGGCCGAGCCCGCAGTCGATCCGTGACCTCGGTGACAAGGTCACCGCGCGTCACATCGCCGCCAAGGCCAAGGCCCCGCTGGTTCCGGGCACCCCGGATCCGGTCAAGGACGCTGACGAGGTCGTCGCGTTCGCGAAGGAGTACGGCGTGCCCGTCGCGATCAAGGCCGCCTTCGGCGGTGGCGGTCGCGGCATGAAGGTGGCCCGCACCCTCGAGGAGATCCCCGAGCTGTTCGACTCGGCGACCCGTGAGGCCGTCTCCGCGTTCGGTCGCGGCGAGTGCTTCGTCGAGCGCTACCTGGACAAGCCGCGCCACGTCGAGGCCCAGGTGATCGCCGACACGCACGGCAACGTCGTCGTCGCCGGTACCCGCGACTGCTCGCTGCAGCGCCGCTTCCAGAAGCTGGTCGAGGAGGCCCCGGCCCCGTTCCTGACCGACGCGCAGCGCAAGGAGATCCACGAGTCCGCCAAGCGGATCTGCAAGGAGGCCGGCTACTACGGTGCTGGCACCGTCGAGTACCTGGTCGGCCAGGACGGCCTGATCTCCTTCCTGGAGGTCAACACCCGCCTGCAGGTGGAACATCCGGTCACCGAGGAGACCTCGGGCATCGACCTGGTGCTGCAGCAGTTCAAGATCGCCAACGGCGAGGCCCTGGACCTCACCGAGGATCCGACGCCGCGCGGGCACTCCTTCGAGTTCCGCATCAACGGTGAGGACGCCGGGCGTGGCTTCCTGCCCGCCCCCGGCCCGGTCACCAAGTTCGAAGCCCCGACCGGCCCGGGCGTCCGGATGGACTCCGGTGTGGAGAGCGGCTCGGTCATCGGTGGGCAGTTCGACTCGATGCTCGCCAAGCTGATCGTCACCGGCGCCACCCGCGACGAGGCGCTGGCCCGCTCGCGCCGTGCGCTGGCTGAGTTCAACGTCGAGGGACTGGCCACGGTCATCCCGTTCCACCGGGCCGTGGTCTCCGACCCCGCCTTCATCGGCGACGAGAACGGCTTCACGGTCCACACCCGCTGGATCGAGACCGAATGGGACAACACCGTCGAACCGTTCACCGGTGGCGATCCGATCGAGGAAGAGGACACCGTTCCTCGCCAGACCGTGGTCGTCGAGGTCGGCGGACGCCGCCTCGAGGTCTCCCTGCCCGGTGACCTGGCGCTCGGCGGTGGCGGCGGCGGTGCTGCCGCCGGTGCCCTCCGGAAGAAGCCCAAGGCCCGCAAGCGCGGCGCCGGCGGCGCCACGGCGGCATCGGGTGACTCGGTGACCGCGCCGATGCAGGGCACCGTGGTCAAGGTGGCCGTCGAGGAGGGCCAGGAAGTGGCCGCCGGCGATCTCGTGGTGGTCCTGGAGGCCATGAAGATGGAGAACCCGGTGACCGCCCACAAGGACGGCGTCATCACCGGTCTGGCTGTCGAGGCCGGTGCCGCCATCACCCAGGGCACCGTGATCGCCGAGATCAAGTAG
- a CDS encoding SufE family protein gives MPAALAEVVSDFQEVAGQDKLQLLLEFANELPPLPTHLEEAAMEPVPECQSPLFLDVDTSDRGKVRLYFSAPPEAPTTRGFAAILATGLDGQSAEDILAVPDDFYTALGLAALISPLRLRGMSAMLTRIKRRLRAA, from the coding sequence ATGCCGGCCGCCCTGGCGGAGGTGGTCTCCGACTTCCAGGAGGTGGCCGGCCAGGACAAGTTGCAGCTTTTGTTGGAGTTCGCCAACGAGCTGCCGCCTTTGCCGACTCATCTCGAGGAAGCGGCGATGGAGCCGGTGCCGGAGTGCCAGTCGCCGTTGTTCCTGGACGTCGACACGTCCGATCGGGGCAAGGTACGGCTGTACTTCAGCGCTCCCCCGGAAGCTCCGACGACGCGCGGCTTCGCCGCCATCCTGGCCACCGGTCTGGACGGCCAGTCAGCCGAGGACATCCTGGCGGTGCCCGACGACTTCTACACCGCGCTGGGCCTGGCCGCGTTGATCAGCCCGCTACGGCTACGGGGTATGTCGGCGATGCTGACGCGTATCAAGCGGCGGCTGCGCGCGGCCTGA
- the usfY gene encoding protein UsfY yields MHGPKDPVDHARTTRPHAGESMKDNVIMPALVLILVGLVLFVGTLAAFATGHSDVGLMVGTLSAVGFVIGSMWLVLEHMRVRRIEDRWYTDHPGVVRQRPSS; encoded by the coding sequence ATGCATGGCCCAAAAGATCCGGTTGACCACGCCAGGACGACCCGGCCGCATGCCGGCGAGTCGATGAAGGACAACGTCATCATGCCCGCGCTGGTACTCATCCTCGTGGGATTGGTGCTGTTTGTCGGCACCTTGGCGGCGTTCGCCACCGGCCATTCCGATGTCGGCTTGATGGTGGGCACGTTGTCTGCCGTCGGGTTTGTCATCGGTTCGATGTGGTTGGTACTCGAGCACATGCGGGTGCGTCGCATCGAGGATCGCTGGTATACCGATCATCCCGGTGTGGTGAGGCAGCGGCCCAGCAGCTGA
- a CDS encoding DUF6199 family natural product biosynthesis protein: MGGVMAASPRRIWWVTESWKFRNPEANEPSDTAYGMTRAGGVFVILLALFLGASIIHSDLQRQNRREAEEQRKAAEAAFVVPPPEDRGGLPVVGYFADPTPGGMRVYVYYLAPGGAVHQYIRTMSDKFSYPCYTSASVTKAGGDRMSANPELYWAPKKIGDMSRSDMCRPGTGLVVHGVSLDDVTAETTIVTDSAIVDRDGAEIMPAAPGNVVPKLVEGLRTAS; this comes from the coding sequence GTGGGCGGCGTGATGGCGGCCTCGCCACGGCGCATCTGGTGGGTCACCGAGTCTTGGAAGTTCCGCAATCCGGAGGCCAACGAACCGAGCGACACGGCCTACGGGATGACCCGGGCGGGCGGGGTGTTCGTGATCCTTCTGGCGTTGTTCCTGGGCGCGTCGATCATTCACAGCGACCTCCAGCGGCAGAACCGCCGTGAAGCGGAGGAACAGCGAAAGGCGGCCGAAGCGGCCTTTGTGGTTCCGCCGCCGGAGGATCGGGGAGGTCTCCCGGTGGTCGGCTATTTCGCCGACCCGACGCCAGGCGGCATGCGGGTCTACGTGTATTACCTGGCGCCCGGGGGCGCAGTGCATCAGTACATTCGCACGATGTCGGACAAGTTCAGCTATCCGTGTTACACCTCGGCGAGCGTGACCAAGGCCGGAGGTGATCGAATGAGCGCGAATCCTGAACTCTATTGGGCACCAAAGAAAATCGGCGATATGTCGAGGTCGGACATGTGTCGTCCCGGGACCGGGCTCGTTGTTCATGGGGTGTCGCTGGATGATGTGACGGCTGAGACGACGATCGTCACCGACTCGGCCATCGTCGACAGGGATGGAGCCGAGATCATGCCCGCCGCGCCGGGCAACGTTGTTCCCAAGCTCGTCGAGGGACTCCGTACCGCCTCGTGA
- a CDS encoding RNA polymerase sigma factor SigF, protein MFRELSGLSEESSDYERQRERIVQRCLPLADHIARRFDGRGEPREDLVQVARVGLVNAVNRFDVEAGSDFVSFAVPTIMGEVRRHFRDNSWSVKVPRRLKELHLRLGAATAELSQRLGRAPTASELSVELEMDREEVIEGLVAGSSYNTLSIDSGGGGDEEAPAIVDTLGDVDTGLDQIDNRETLRPLLAQLPERERTVLLLRFFESMTQTQIAERVGVSQMHVSRLLAKSLARLRDQLQ, encoded by the coding sequence ATGTTTCGCGAACTCAGCGGACTGTCCGAGGAATCCTCGGACTACGAACGCCAACGCGAGCGCATTGTGCAGCGGTGCCTGCCGCTGGCCGATCACATCGCGCGGCGGTTCGACGGTCGCGGTGAACCTCGTGAGGACCTGGTCCAGGTGGCGAGGGTCGGCTTGGTCAACGCGGTCAACCGATTTGACGTCGAGGCCGGCTCTGACTTCGTGTCGTTCGCGGTGCCGACGATCATGGGCGAGGTCCGGCGTCACTTCCGGGACAACAGCTGGTCGGTGAAGGTGCCGCGCCGGCTCAAAGAACTACACCTGCGGCTCGGCGCGGCGACTGCGGAACTATCTCAGAGGTTGGGCCGTGCCCCGACGGCCTCCGAGCTTTCGGTGGAACTCGAGATGGACCGCGAAGAAGTGATCGAAGGACTCGTCGCCGGCAGTTCCTACAACACGCTGTCGATCGACAGTGGCGGTGGGGGCGACGAGGAGGCGCCGGCGATAGTCGACACGCTCGGCGATGTGGACACCGGCCTGGATCAGATCGACAATCGAGAAACGTTGCGGCCGTTGCTTGCTCAGTTACCTGAGCGGGAGCGTACGGTGCTGTTGCTGCGATTCTTCGAATCCATGACGCAGACGCAGATCGCCGAGCGTGTCGGTGTCTCGCAGATGCATGTGTCGAGACTTCTGGCGAAATCGCTAGCGCGACTTCGTGACCAGCTGCAGTAG
- a CDS encoding sulfurtransferase: MPLPADPSPTLAEYAHPERLVTADWLASNLGRPGLAIVESDEDVLLYDTGHIPGAVKIDWHLDLNDPNVRDYINGDQFAELMDRKGISRDDTVVIYGDKSNWWAAYALWVFTLFGHPDVRLLDGGRDLWVSHGRDTTLEVPTKQSSGYPVVERNDAPIRAYRNDVLDILGKEPLIDVRSPQEYTGERTHMPDYPEEGALRGGHIPTAKSIPWAKAARDSGQFRSRAELEELYGFLNPGDNTVVYCRIGERSSHTWFVLTHLLGLPGVRNYDGSWTEWGNAVRVPVAVGPDPGEAPGAP; the protein is encoded by the coding sequence GTGCCACTGCCTGCTGATCCCAGCCCTACTCTTGCCGAGTACGCCCACCCGGAGCGTCTGGTCACCGCCGATTGGCTGGCCAGCAACCTGGGGCGGCCCGGTTTGGCCATCGTCGAGTCCGACGAGGATGTCCTGCTCTACGACACCGGGCACATCCCGGGTGCGGTCAAGATCGACTGGCATCTCGACCTCAACGACCCCAACGTGCGTGACTACATCAACGGTGATCAGTTCGCCGAACTGATGGACCGCAAGGGCATCAGCCGCGACGACACCGTCGTCATCTACGGCGACAAGAGCAACTGGTGGGCGGCCTACGCGCTGTGGGTGTTCACCCTCTTCGGTCATCCCGACGTGCGCCTCCTCGACGGCGGCCGCGACCTATGGGTTTCTCACGGCCGCGACACCACCCTTGAGGTGCCCACCAAGCAGTCCAGCGGCTACCCGGTCGTGGAGCGCAACGACGCCCCGATCCGGGCTTACCGCAACGACGTGCTGGACATCCTCGGCAAGGAACCGTTGATCGACGTCCGCTCGCCCCAGGAGTACACCGGCGAACGCACTCACATGCCCGATTACCCGGAAGAGGGTGCGCTGCGCGGCGGGCACATCCCGACGGCGAAGTCGATCCCCTGGGCCAAGGCAGCCCGGGACAGCGGCCAGTTCCGCAGCCGCGCCGAGCTCGAGGAGCTCTACGGCTTCCTCAACCCCGGCGACAATACGGTGGTCTACTGCCGCATCGGCGAGCGCTCCAGCCACACCTGGTTCGTGCTGACCCACCTGTTGGGGCTGCCCGGCGTGCGCAACTACGACGGCTCGTGGACCGAATGGGGTAATGCCGTGCGGGTCCCGGTCGCTGTCGGCCCCGACCCAGGTGAAGCCCCGGGCGCCCCGTGA
- a CDS encoding DUF6131 family protein, with translation MVVLGAILLILGLIFNVYLLWVVGVILLVIGGVFWLLGAIGRPVAGRRSWY, from the coding sequence ATGGTGGTACTCGGTGCAATTCTGCTCATTCTCGGCTTGATCTTCAACGTGTACCTGCTCTGGGTGGTGGGCGTGATCCTGCTGGTCATCGGTGGCGTGTTCTGGCTGCTCGGGGCCATCGGGCGTCCGGTCGCCGGCCGGCGGAGCTGGTACTGA
- a CDS encoding ATP-binding protein: protein MAEEQGQPNLPNRAERSVEIRVAARLENLAVVRTLVAAVAAFEDLDFDVVADLRLAVDEACTALIRASTPDSSLHLTVDPGEEAVVVTASTTCTGALVVEPGSFSWHVLSSLTDEVKTFTDGDGPDTGQVFGITLTTRRASLLR from the coding sequence ATGGCCGAAGAACAGGGCCAGCCCAACCTGCCGAACCGCGCGGAGCGGTCGGTAGAGATTAGGGTCGCCGCCAGGTTGGAGAACCTGGCTGTAGTGCGCACGTTGGTCGCTGCGGTAGCAGCATTCGAAGACCTTGATTTCGACGTCGTCGCCGACCTGCGGCTGGCCGTGGACGAGGCCTGCACCGCCCTGATCCGGGCCTCGACCCCGGATTCGAGCCTGCATCTGACCGTCGACCCGGGTGAGGAGGCGGTGGTGGTCACCGCCTCAACGACCTGCACGGGTGCCCTCGTGGTCGAGCCGGGCAGCTTCAGCTGGCACGTTTTGAGCTCCCTGACCGACGAGGTCAAGACTTTCACCGACGGTGACGGGCCCGACACCGGCCAGGTATTCGGCATCACCCTGACGACGAGGCGAGCGAGCCTGCTGCGGTGA
- a CDS encoding nucleotidyltransferase family protein, giving the protein MSKADEVAGVVLAAGAGSRFGMPKVLAEKGVWLRRAVTALADGGCDEVIVVLGAAVVDVPAPARAVVAARWADGMSASVREGLAAVGDAEWVVLHTVDTPDIGADVVGRVLCAARESGSGLARARYDGRPGHPVVVAHRHLAGLAAALRGDQGARAFLGGRDDIVTVECGDLATGLDIDVR; this is encoded by the coding sequence ATGTCGAAGGCCGACGAAGTTGCCGGTGTGGTGCTGGCCGCCGGTGCGGGCAGCCGCTTCGGGATGCCGAAAGTGCTTGCTGAAAAGGGTGTTTGGCTCCGGCGGGCGGTGACCGCACTTGCCGACGGTGGCTGCGACGAGGTGATCGTGGTGTTGGGTGCCGCGGTGGTGGACGTGCCCGCCCCGGCTCGCGCCGTGGTGGCCGCACGCTGGGCCGACGGTATGAGCGCGTCGGTCCGCGAGGGGCTGGCAGCCGTCGGCGACGCGGAATGGGTCGTCCTGCATACCGTCGACACGCCGGACATTGGGGCCGACGTCGTCGGCCGGGTCCTGTGCGCGGCGCGTGAGTCCGGTTCCGGTCTGGCCCGCGCCCGCTATGACGGCCGACCCGGTCATCCCGTCGTCGTGGCCCACAGGCACCTTGCGGGGCTGGCCGCCGCGCTGCGTGGCGACCAGGGCGCCCGAGCGTTTCTCGGCGGCCGCGACGACATCGTCACCGTGGAGTGCGGTGATCTGGCCACCGGCCTGGATATCGACGTGCGCTGA
- a CDS encoding STAS domain-containing protein produces the protein MTVFSTNALIDRTDESPAMFATRRLPPSTEVISARGEIDAVNAGDFTDYALRHTVKVEQVVIDLTDVEFFGTAGFSALMAIELHCSTADVAWVLVPSRAVNRLLRICDPDSALDTRHSVASALSTLNGRNPLLQLVTKSR, from the coding sequence ATGACCGTCTTCTCGACAAATGCACTGATTGACCGGACCGACGAATCGCCTGCAATGTTTGCGACCCGCCGATTGCCGCCGTCAACGGAGGTGATCAGCGCCCGCGGTGAGATCGACGCCGTAAACGCAGGTGATTTCACCGACTACGCGTTGCGGCACACCGTCAAGGTCGAGCAAGTCGTGATCGACCTCACCGATGTCGAATTCTTCGGCACCGCAGGATTTTCCGCCCTCATGGCGATCGAATTACATTGCTCGACGGCCGATGTCGCCTGGGTGCTGGTGCCCAGCAGGGCAGTGAACCGGCTACTACGCATCTGCGACCCGGATTCGGCGTTGGACACCCGTCACAGCGTGGCCTCGGCACTGTCCACGCTCAATGGCAGAAACCCGCTACTGCAGCTGGTCACGAAGTCGCGCTAG
- a CDS encoding tyrosine-type recombinase/integrase, with translation MTVRVRTSSEGYAIDGPWEGCAAANAFLVHLVGRGFSAATVRAYAFDVLNLARFLLDRDLAVAAVTPVEVFEWIDWQDVRRDPRCNPARRNGGSAAASTINRRVAAVRALFEYLVMTGIRTDNPVPSPRRGQGLRPVARGPLGHLGPGRPRAGGRLVRQPRLLPESLDADAVERFVASLRTHRDRAMVWAMLFGGLRSAEVRSLRLADIDFGRRRVRVLGKGSKERVVPVDAAFFTELSAYLRLERPPGLATEECFVVLRGPSAGAPVSEAGLRSLFRRHRDHSGATRVRPHRLRHTYGTELASAGIDLMVLRELMGHVSPETTAGYVHLSVEQLAAEYGAARASLAGTRR, from the coding sequence ATGACTGTTCGGGTGCGTACCAGCAGCGAGGGCTATGCGATCGACGGCCCGTGGGAGGGGTGCGCAGCGGCGAACGCATTCCTGGTGCATCTGGTCGGACGCGGGTTCAGTGCGGCGACGGTGCGGGCGTATGCCTTCGATGTGCTCAATTTGGCTCGGTTCCTGCTCGACCGTGATCTCGCGGTGGCGGCGGTGACGCCGGTGGAGGTGTTCGAGTGGATCGACTGGCAGGACGTGCGCCGTGACCCCCGGTGCAACCCGGCGAGAAGGAATGGCGGGAGCGCGGCGGCATCGACGATTAACCGGCGGGTCGCGGCGGTGCGGGCATTGTTCGAGTACCTGGTGATGACTGGGATACGTACCGACAACCCGGTGCCCTCACCGCGGCGCGGGCAGGGACTGCGACCGGTGGCGCGGGGGCCGCTCGGGCATCTGGGCCCGGGTCGGCCTCGGGCCGGAGGCCGACTGGTGCGGCAACCGCGATTGCTGCCCGAGTCCCTCGACGCGGATGCAGTCGAGCGGTTCGTGGCGTCGTTGCGAACCCATCGGGATCGGGCGATGGTGTGGGCGATGCTATTCGGGGGCTTACGCAGCGCCGAGGTGCGATCCTTGCGGTTGGCCGACATCGACTTCGGCCGGCGACGAGTGCGGGTGCTCGGCAAAGGCTCAAAGGAACGGGTGGTGCCGGTCGATGCAGCATTCTTCACCGAACTGTCGGCCTATCTGCGCCTGGAACGCCCACCAGGGTTGGCGACCGAGGAGTGTTTCGTGGTGCTGCGCGGACCCTCCGCGGGGGCCCCGGTCAGCGAGGCCGGACTGCGGTCGCTGTTTCGGCGGCACCGAGACCACTCCGGTGCGACGAGGGTACGTCCGCATCGGCTCCGTCATACCTACGGCACTGAACTCGCCTCTGCTGGCATCGATCTGATGGTGCTGCGGGAGTTGATGGGCCACGTGTCCCCGGAAACCACCGCCGGCTACGTGCACCTGTCGGTCGAACAACTCGCCGCCGAATACGGTGCGGCTCGCGCCAGCCTCGCTGGGACACGACGATGA
- a CDS encoding LLM class F420-dependent oxidoreductase encodes MARFGYTLMTEQSGPRQLVDYAVSAEQAGFDFEVSSDHYSPWLASQGHAPNAWPVLGAVAHATDTVQLYSYVTCPTIRYHPAIIAQQAATVQNLADGRFTLGVGSGENLNEHVVGQGWPTIGRRLDMLAEAIKLIRELLTGDLIDFRGEFYEVDSARIWDVPDVPVTIAVSMTGPKSVERLAVAADHLINVAPDRETVAGWHQRRQITGVLPEGRVIGQVPVCWDPDRDTAVARAHEQFRWFGGGWAVNADLPTPAGFAAATRYVRPDDVSAAIPCGPDLDAIVAAVAPYVHAGFTDVALVQIGDEGQQAFLDEAAKPLLAALRAEFD; translated from the coding sequence ATGGCCAGATTCGGATACACCTTGATGACCGAGCAGAGCGGCCCGCGACAGCTCGTCGACTATGCGGTGTCGGCAGAGCAGGCGGGATTCGATTTCGAAGTGAGCAGCGACCACTACAGCCCGTGGCTGGCCAGCCAGGGTCATGCTCCCAACGCATGGCCGGTGTTGGGAGCAGTGGCGCACGCCACCGACACCGTGCAGCTGTATTCGTACGTGACCTGTCCGACGATCAGGTATCACCCGGCGATCATCGCCCAGCAGGCCGCGACCGTGCAGAATCTGGCCGACGGCCGGTTCACCCTCGGCGTCGGCAGCGGGGAGAACCTCAACGAGCACGTGGTGGGTCAGGGTTGGCCCACGATCGGACGTCGGCTCGACATGCTGGCCGAGGCGATCAAGCTGATTCGTGAACTCCTCACCGGCGACTTGATCGATTTCCGGGGCGAGTTCTACGAGGTGGACTCGGCACGCATCTGGGATGTGCCGGACGTTCCGGTGACCATCGCCGTGTCGATGACCGGGCCGAAGTCCGTCGAAAGGCTGGCCGTGGCCGCCGATCATCTGATCAATGTCGCGCCCGACCGGGAGACCGTGGCGGGCTGGCATCAGCGAAGGCAGATAACCGGCGTCCTGCCCGAGGGACGGGTAATCGGACAGGTCCCGGTGTGCTGGGATCCCGACCGCGATACGGCGGTGGCGCGGGCCCACGAACAGTTCCGCTGGTTCGGGGGCGGCTGGGCGGTCAACGCAGACCTGCCGACCCCGGCGGGATTCGCGGCGGCGACCCGGTATGTGCGTCCGGACGATGTCTCCGCGGCCATCCCGTGCGGGCCCGACCTGGACGCGATCGTCGCCGCCGTCGCACCCTACGTCCATGCGGGATTCACCGATGTCGCCCTGGTCCAGATCGGTGACGAGGGCCAGCAGGCGTTCCTCGACGAGGCGGCAAAACCGCTCCTGGCTGCGCTGCGTGCCGAGTTCGACTGA
- a CDS encoding tyrosine-type recombinase/integrase produces the protein MTNRTLASIDLLADSDAVLDDYLEYVSGLGLSGRSVRGRTRSASTFLTEHPDLQDWMTRPAAERLAELRHSGAWPLLCHVVGRGALRLDLELAAVKNLTGLGRAVEDRDPDGFAAVRTAGLALGWTPQWIETVLGECLAVLLAWHGGLVHDVTNGTVDKFDAALAATQSIPASSRRAYRNRIAGLRQMLFHARIVDTPPQRRRWARSYAQRFADVAMTGPIRQTLLRYVTVRASVLRPKSVESLINDLLPFADYLSTTHPELTSFENLDRRHIEGFLVWNRTRTWRGQRAAAGAGRTISKAVIQSTVLSVRNLLDDITEWGWEQAPPRRLVFAVDIPKLDQPLPRALPPDIDAAVMNAVAQLEDTFTRVGLTVLRGAGLRIGELLDLELDSVIDYGPAGTWLKVPLGKLATERMVPLSANTIAALDQWTSRRGVCRPLPHPRTGAPTDFLFVAHGRRLGQTRLRKGLLAAVESCGLHGTGGAPLVVTPHQLRHTWATELANAGMSLQALMALLGHVTPQMTLRYATLASPTLRDAYDQAMGKMRRQFTLTPVGKPIVPDAVSWLGSEMLKTRVAHGYCARHQSAGACPYANICETCDNFVTGPEFQGALKAQRSDIQTLEADARARGWLDEAARHHRVADALTDHLHRLDR, from the coding sequence ATGACCAACCGGACGCTCGCATCGATCGACCTACTGGCCGACTCGGATGCGGTGCTGGACGACTATCTCGAGTACGTTTCCGGCCTAGGTCTCAGTGGCAGGTCGGTGCGTGGTCGCACCCGCAGCGCGAGCACCTTCCTGACCGAGCACCCGGATCTGCAGGACTGGATGACTCGACCGGCGGCCGAGCGGTTGGCCGAGCTGCGCCACAGCGGGGCGTGGCCATTGCTGTGTCATGTCGTTGGCCGGGGCGCGTTACGGCTCGACCTCGAACTCGCGGCCGTCAAGAACCTCACTGGCCTCGGCCGGGCCGTCGAGGACCGCGACCCGGACGGATTCGCCGCCGTGCGCACGGCCGGGCTGGCCTTGGGCTGGACACCGCAATGGATCGAGACGGTCCTGGGTGAATGCCTGGCGGTGCTGCTCGCCTGGCACGGCGGACTCGTCCACGATGTCACCAACGGCACGGTCGACAAGTTCGATGCCGCACTGGCTGCCACACAGTCGATCCCGGCATCGTCGAGGCGCGCCTACCGCAACCGGATCGCCGGGCTGCGGCAGATGCTTTTTCACGCCCGCATCGTCGACACACCACCACAGCGTCGGCGGTGGGCCCGCAGCTACGCCCAACGCTTCGCCGACGTGGCGATGACCGGCCCGATCCGGCAGACGCTGCTGCGTTACGTCACCGTCAGGGCATCGGTGCTGCGGCCGAAATCCGTCGAATCGTTGATCAACGATCTGCTGCCGTTCGCGGACTATCTCAGCACCACTCATCCCGAACTCACCTCATTCGAGAATCTGGATCGCCGTCACATCGAGGGTTTCCTGGTCTGGAATCGCACCCGCACCTGGCGTGGGCAACGCGCCGCCGCCGGCGCAGGACGCACCATCTCCAAGGCCGTGATCCAATCGACGGTGCTGAGCGTGCGCAACCTCCTCGATGACATCACCGAATGGGGTTGGGAGCAGGCACCGCCGCGTCGTCTGGTCTTCGCCGTCGATATCCCGAAACTCGATCAACCCCTGCCACGCGCCCTGCCACCTGATATCGACGCCGCGGTGATGAACGCGGTTGCCCAGCTGGAGGATACGTTTACCCGCGTCGGGTTGACGGTGCTGCGCGGGGCCGGGCTGCGAATAGGGGAACTGCTCGACCTCGAACTCGACAGCGTCATCGACTACGGACCCGCCGGCACCTGGTTGAAAGTTCCGTTGGGCAAGCTCGCCACCGAACGCATGGTTCCACTCTCGGCCAACACCATTGCCGCGTTGGACCAGTGGACCAGCAGACGTGGTGTTTGCCGCCCACTGCCGCATCCCCGTACCGGAGCGCCTACCGATTTCCTGTTCGTCGCGCACGGCCGCCGCCTCGGGCAGACGCGGTTACGCAAAGGCCTGCTCGCCGCCGTCGAGTCCTGCGGGCTGCACGGAACTGGCGGCGCACCGTTGGTGGTAACCCCGCATCAGCTACGCCACACGTGGGCCACCGAACTCGCGAACGCGGGCATGAGCCTGCAGGCTTTGATGGCACTGCTCGGACATGTCACCCCGCAGATGACGCTGCGTTACGCCACCCTGGCCTCCCCGACGCTGCGCGATGCCTACGACCAGGCCATGGGAAAGATGCGACGACAGTTCACTCTCACTCCGGTCGGCAAACCCATCGTCCCCGATGCGGTCAGCTGGCTCGGTAGTGAGATGCTCAAAACACGTGTCGCCCACGGCTACTGCGCCCGCCACCAGAGTGCCGGCGCCTGTCCCTATGCCAACATCTGCGAAACCTGCGACAACTTCGTCACCGGCCCCGAGTTCCAAGGCGCACTCAAGGCACAACGCAGCGACATCCAAACCCTCGAAGCAGATGCCCGCGCCCGTGGCTGGCTCGACGAAGCCGCCCGCCACCACCGTGTCGCCGACGCGTTGACCGACCACCTGCACCGCCTCGACCGCTGA